Genomic DNA from SAR324 cluster bacterium:
AATTCAGCTGATGTCAGAGTCTTCTATGATCAGACAGAGGCTTTACATGGTGTGAATCTGGAAATCTATGAGAATAGTGTAACCGCTCTCATTGGTCCCTCTGGTTGTGGAAAATCCACTTTTCTGCGATGTATCAACAGGATGAATGATGTTATTGAAGGTTGCCGGATCACTGGAACAATCACTTTGGATAACGAAGACATCTATGACAAAGGTCTCGATGTAGTGCAGCTCCGTGAGAAAGTTGGCATGGTATTCCAGAAGCCCAATCCCTTCCCGAAATCCATTTATGATAACATCGCTTACGGACCTCAAATTCATGGTCTAGCCCAGAATCGCCAGGAGATGGACGAGATTGTCGAGAACAGTCTAAAAAAAGCTGGTCTCTTCGAGGAAGTGAAAGATCGTTTGAACTCACCCGGACCAGGACTCTCTGGTGGGCAACAACAGCGATTGTGTATT
This window encodes:
- the pstB gene encoding phosphate ABC transporter ATP-binding protein PstB, which gives rise to MSQKQNNGSLVTKINSADVRVFYDQTEALHGVNLEIYENSVTALIGPSGCGKSTFLRCINRMNDVIEGCRITGTITLDNEDIYDKGLDVVQLREKVGMVFQKPNPFPKSIYDNIAYGPQIHGLAQNRQEMDEIVENSLKKAGLFEEVKDRLNSPGPGLSGGQQQRLCIARAIAVNPEVILMDEPCSALDPIATAKIEELIHELRQNYTIVIVTHSMQQAARVSQRTAFFHMGDLVEVGDTDDIFVRPENKQTQDYITGRFG